A region of the Calditrichota bacterium genome:
AATGATGCTTTGTATTTTCGGCTCGACGAATCAGCCATTGTCGAGTCCGAGGAGATTAGGCCGGGCGTGATTCTTGACTATGATGCAAACGACAACGTGGTTGGCATTGAGATACTCGGACTGAGCAAGCGTGTCCCAGTGGAGATGCTAAAGAGTTTGCAATTCGAAACAG
Encoded here:
- a CDS encoding DUF2283 domain-containing protein gives rise to the protein NDALYFRLDESAIVESEEIRPGVILDYDANDNVVGIEILGLSKRVPVEMLKSLQFETA